Genomic segment of Agrobacterium larrymoorei:
CAGGTTCATAAACCGGAAACCGGAGCCTAAAATGACCGCGCAAGTTCTCGTTATCGATGACGATCCCGTTCAGCGCCGCCTGCTTAAGAACGCCGTGGAACGGTATGGACACCAGCCGCTGCTTGCCGAACATGGCAAGGCGGGGCTGGAATTGCTCAAGCAGCACAGCGGAGACATCAGCGTCGTCGTGCTGGATCTGATGATGCCAGAGATGGACGGCCTTTCTTTCTTGAAAGCCGTCGGTGAACTGGGAACCGACGTGCCCGTCATCGTACAGACGGGGCAGGGCGGCATCGATACCGTGGTGCAGGCCATGCGCGCAGGCGCCTTCGATTTCGTCGTCAAGCCGGTCTCGCCGGAACGTATCGGCACGGCCATTGCCAACGCCCTGAAGCTGGACCAGCGCGAGGCGAAGGCCCGCACGGGTCGCCGCTCGCGCAATCACGCGGTCGGTTTCAGCGATATCGTATCGGCAAGCCCGGCCATGCTGCGCGTCATCGAACTGGCGCAGCGCGCGGCGCAGTCCAACATTCCGGTCGTTCTGGAAGGCGAATCCGGTGTCGGCAAGGAAATGATCGCGCGTGCCATCCAGTCGGGTGGAGACCGCGCGGGCAAGCCGTTCATCACCGTCAATTGCGGTGCCATTCCGCATAATCTGGTGGAAAGCATCCTCTTCGGCCATGAAAAGGGTGCTTTTACCGGCGCGACCGAAAAGCATGTCGGCAAATTCATGGAGGCCGATGGCGGTACGCTTTTCCTGGATGAGATCGGCGATCTGCCGCTCGAGGTGCAGGTCAAGCTCCTGCGCGCCGTGCAACAGGGCGAGATCGAAACCGTAGGCTCGACCAGGGTGCAGAAGGTCAATGTGCGGCTGATTTCGGCCACCAACAAGAACCTCATCGACGAGGTGAAGGAAGGTCGCTTCCGCGAAGACCTCTATTATCGCCTCAACGTTTTCCCCATCACCATTCCCGCCCTGCGCCGCCGCAAGGAAGACATTCCCTATCTGGCCCGGGTTTTTGCCGAGCGCTTTTCGCTGGAGCAGAAGCTGCCGCATCCGCTCGGTGTCAGCGCCGATGCGCTTGCGCTGCTGACGGCCTATGACTGGCCGGGCAATATTCGCCAGCTGGAAAATGCCGTCTTCCGTGCCGTGGTTCTGGCTCAGGGCGATGAGTTGACGGATTCGGATTTTCCGCAGATCGCGCTTCAGGTGCCGGAATTTGCAGGCGATCTGGATGAGCGCGAGGCGCTTCATCGCCCGACCGAACGTTCGCTTCTCGTTGCTCCACCGCCATCGGTGGAAAGCAGAAATTCCGCAGCCGAGATCATGTCGGTTATGGAGGCCATGGCAAGTGAGGAGGAGCACATGCCCGAAGGTGTTTTCCCGGGCGGCAGCCTCATTGCCAGCACGGATGAAAGTGGAAATGTCCGCAAGATCGCAGAAATTGAAGAGGAACTGATCCGTTTTGCGCTGCGCTTCTACCGCGGGCAGATGAGCCAGGTGGCGCGGAAACTCGGCATCGGGCGCTCGACACTATACCGAAAGTTGAAGGATTATGGCATTGATCCTGACGATCCGCTGCGCGATGCGGCGTGATTGCGCAGTGTCCCCGTAAATTAGCGAACTACGTTTTTGTTAACTCCTGGGCAAGGATATTCACTTACGGTCTATAAACCTCTTGTTAGTCACCTGTTCACTATATAGAGGAAGGTTGAATATGTGTGGCAAATTTGCCATCGTGTCACCGTAATTGAGGTTCATTGGGACAATACTGACAAAATTGTCTGCCAGGCGGGGATCACATTGCCATATCTGAATCGGAATAACGCGCATTCGGGCAAGTCTGCGCGCGGCTTGATCAAAGATATATGCACGAAGCTGTCGGCGCGCGCTGTTACCGTCGCGTGCCTGATGCTGGCCGCAATGCCCGTTCTTGGAGTTTCGGCGACGGAAGCTGCCGCCGAAACGCGCAGTTTGAAGCTGTATTATATCCACACTCGCGAAAAAGCCGTCATCACATTCAAGAGAAACGGCAAGTACGACGCCAAGGGTCTTCAGGAAATGAACCGTTTCCTGCGCGACTGGCGTCGCAACCAGCCGACCAAGATGGACCCGCGCCTGTTCGATCTGGTGTGGGAAGTCTATCGCCGCTCCGGCGCTACGGATTATATCAACGTCGTTTCCGCTTTCCGCTCGCCTGAAACCAACGGCATGCTGCGTTCGCGCACCAAGGGTGTGGCAAAGAGCAGCCAGCATACGCTTGGCAAAGCCATGGATTTCTATATTCCGGGCGTGAAGCTTTCCCGCCTGCGTGAAATCGCCATGCAGATGCAGATCGGCGGCGTCGGCTTCTATCCCACATCCGGTTCTCCTTTCGTCCATCTCGATGTCGGCAATGTTCGCGCATGGCCGCGCATGAGCCGTCAGGAACTGGTTCGCATTTTCCCGAATGGCAACACCATTCACCTGCCTGCCGATGGCAAGCCGCTGCCGGGCTACGACCAGGCTCTGGCAGATTACAAGAAGCGCGTCAGCTCTTCCTCCATTCAGGTTGCCAGCACTGCCGGTTCCGGCCCGGCCTCGTCGTCTTCGGGCGGCAAGCGCAAGACGCTGCTTGCAGCTCTCTTCGGTGGCGGGGACGAGGATGAAGATGCCGAAGGCATTGCAGCGCCAGAACCCGCTGGCCGTCCTTCCGCACCTGCCCCTGTGGCTCAGGAGCCGGAAGAAGCGCCGGTTGCCGTTGCCTCCGCACAGCCGCTGCCCGGCGTAAGCGATGCTCCGCTGCCCACGGCACGCCCGGCATTCCGTGGCCAGGAAGGCTCTACAGCGCTTGCTACCGCACTCTATTCGCCGGGTCGCAACGCTGCGCAGGATGCGCTTCAGGCAGCAACGACACCGACGCCGACCTCTGCCCCGGCAGAACAGCAGTTTGCCGATCTGGCGCAGGTTTCCGTGCCGGTTCCGACCCTTCTCGGTCCGCGCAACATGCGTGGCGATGCGCAAGGCTCCGTCATGACGGCGTCGCTCGATCCTGAAAATGCGCCTGCCGATGCGCTGGTTGCCCATGTGCCGGTTCCAGCCAACCGTCCAGCCGTTGCCGAAGCGCTTCTGGCATCTGCCAGCGCGGATGTGGAAGGTCAGGATGACGAGGCTGACAACCAGGCAGCACTTTCGCCTGTCGTGGTTGCCGCGCTGGAGCAGAGCGGACAGAAGGCCCGTTCCGCAATCACCGCAACGGCCATGCCGACTGCGGCGGCTTTCCCGACGGCTGCTTCCGCCTATGCGGCACCGAAGCAGGCGGCAGAGCCCACCCGCGAGATCGCCAGCCTCGAACCTCGCCATTCCGCCAGGAATGACGGTTTCGGTGATGATTTCGATCCGAAGCCTGTGGTCAATAATGGCGGCCTCAGCGCAGGTCTGCCCGCCAAGGGCGGTCGCCCCAGCAAAAAGGACGCAGCCGTTTCCCATCAGGCCATGGTCGGTGGTGGACGTCTGACGCAGGAAGCGATTTCCGATTGGGCTCTGAGCCAGAGCAAGGGCGCAACCGGTCGTTCGGTCAAGGCACCCCGCGTCGTCAACAACCGTATGTTGAGCCACGACATGTCCGCCTCCGCTGCCACCGCCAGCTTCCGCCCCGGCGCAGCAGCCATTGATTCGAGCCGTTTCAGCACACCGATCAAGATGCCTTGAGGTTTCAAGGGCCTGATAAGGGTTTGAAATTGTTGAAGCCGCGAACCTTGGTAGAGGGTCGCGGCTTTTTTCTTAAGGTATTTAGAGGTTTGGCCGTGTCTGAACACGTGCTCGTGTTCAACTTGTTGCTTGACGCGGCAACACATGGTTGATACTTTGAGAAAGCATATAGTGTAGTCACTGCGGTCACTGTATTGTTTTTTAGACTGCAGTCTGTGAAGCTTATTTTGTATATTCGCGCAAAGGCAGGGTTGTATCCCTGATCGCATGATGCCTTTCAATGCGCCGGCTCCTTCGAGCCATGTTCTCCTGTTTTCGTTGTCGGCGTAACGGCGTGTGATTGTTGCCATTCGGCTCATCAGCACGCCCGCAATATGGTGAATAATTCGCCGGAGTGGATGTGCTAACGCGCGTCCGCACTGATTGTGAATCGCTGGCAGACTGTAGTTCAAATGACGGTGGCGCCCGCCTATGACTTCTGTACTTGCCAATATTTCTGCCCGGCAGATCTCCCAGCTCTCCAACACGCAGATCGAGGCGCTGACAAGCGACGATCTGGTGGGATTGAGCGCAGCACAGGTCAAGGCCTTCACGTCGACGCAAGTCAGCGCGATGGGCAATTCGGTCATTTCATCGCTCAGCACGCAGGTCATCAGCCAGCTGGCACCAAAGTCCGTTACGGGTCTTACTCTCAGCCAGCTCGAAGCCATCGGTACCAATCAGGTGTCGGGTCTGACGACGCAACAGGTTACCGCCCTTTATACGAGCCAGATCGATGCATTCTCTGATGAGCAGATCGAGGCGCTTGACAGCAAACAGGTCTCGGCGCTGACTTCCAAGCAGCTTGCGGTCTTGTCCGCGGAAGACCTGAACAGCTTCACGACGGCAGAAATCGCCTCGATCAAGAAGACATCTCTTTCCGGTATTTCTCCTGCCGTGCTTGCAGAGCTTGATACGGACAAGCTTGCAGCGCTGACCACGGCGCAGATTACGTCGCTGTCATCAAGCCAGATGGCAGCTCTGACCAATGAGCAGTTTTCGTCTTTGACGGGCGCGCAGTTCGCTGCTCTCTCGGCACGACAGATTGCCGGTCTGGATGAAGACATTATCGGCGATCTCACAACGACCCAGTTTGCGGCTATGACGACCAAGCAGATCGCAGGCCTGACGACGGAGCAGTTTGAAGCCATCGGTACCGCCAATCTGGAAGCGCTGAACGCCGATCAGGTTTCTGCGCTGAACGCGAAACAGGTTGCTACGCTATCTGCTGACGAGCTCAACACATTTACAACTGCTGAGATCGCTGCAATCAAGAAGACGTCGATATCATCGATCACGACGACAGCACTTGCGGGCCTGACGACGGACCGGATTGCTGCCCTCACGACCAGCCAGATGGCTTCCCTCAGTTCCATTCAGATGGCGGCTCTGACGTCGTCACAGCTTTCCTCGCTGACTTCTGCACAGTTCGGCTCCATGACGGCAAAGCAGATTGCGGGCCTGGCGACCGACACATTGGCAAACATGTCCGGCGCCAAGCTGGAAGCCATGACGACGCGTCAGCTTTCAGCCTTCTCCACGGCGCAATTCGATGCATTGAGTTCGGACTCTATCGCGGCGTTGAATGAAGCTCAGGTTGCGGGCCTGAGTGCGAAACAGCTTGCAACGCTTTCCGCCACTGAGCTCAACAGCTTCACTGACAGCGAAATCGCTTCCATCAAGAAGGCGTCGGTGTCCGGTATCACCACGGACGCAATTGCCGGTCTTTCGGTTGGAAAGATCGCATCTTTCACCACCTCGCAAATTGCCTCTCTGACCTCCGCACAAATGGGGGCGCTGACATCTTCCCAGCTTGCCGCGCTCACGCCCGAACAGTTCAGCGCTATGTCGGCGAAGCAAATCGCAGGGCTTTCCACTGCTACCATCACCAATCTCAATGGAGAGCAGCTGGAAGCGCTGACAACCAAGCAGCTCTCGGCATTCTCCACCGACCAGTTCGCGTCTCTGAATGCTGGCAGCATAGAGGCGTTGACGGATACTCAGGTGGCAGGGCTGAGCGCGAAGCTTCTATCGACTTTGACGGCTGCCGAACTGAACAGCTTCAGCGATACGGAAATTGCCGCGATCAAAAAGACCTCTTTGTCCGGCCTGACGACGACGGCACTGGCAGGGCTCGATCCTGACAAGGTTGCCGTTATGACAACCAGTCAGATCGCGTCTCTTTCAGCCGCTCAGATAACCGCGTTGACGCCGGATCAGTTCTCCGCGCTCACGAACGATCAGTTCAGCTCTCTCACGGTGAAGCAGATTTCGAGCTTGTCCACATCGGTCATGGCCAATCTGGACGAAGACAGGCTGAAGGCGATGACGTCGAAGCAGATCGCATCGCTCTCGACGGCCCAATTTGATGCGCTTGACGAAGACAATATCGAAGCCTTGAGCGCGACGCAGATTTCCGCCCTCAGCGCCAAACTAACCGCCACCCTGTCTGCCGAGGAACTCGATAGTTTCACCACGAGTGAGATTGCCTCGATCAGTAAGAGCGCGATCTCGGGGTTGACGACATCGGCGCTTTCAGGTCTCTCGGGCGAAAAGCTCGCATCTTTCACCAAGGCTCAGGTGCAGTCCATGAGTTCCGCTCAAGTGAACACGGTTATCGCTGCCTATCAGAACAATTGACGGGACAGCCAAATTAATCACGAAAACAAAAAGCGCGGGTCGGACCCGCGCTTTTTGTTTATTCGCTGGCATAGAAACGACACCGCCGTTCCCTGCCTTGATATTACATCCCGCTCTGACCATCCGAGCCGATATAGGCGATGCGAACCATGTTGGTCGCACCCGGCGTTCCAAGCGGCACGCCTGCGGAGATGATGATGCGGTCGCCGGGGTTGCCGAAGCCTTCGCCCACGACGATGCGGCAGGCGCGGTTGACCATGTCGTCAAGATCGCTCGCATCGCCCGTGACCACACAGTGCAGGCCCCACACAACCGACAGGCGGCGTGCCGTCTGGATGATCGGCGACAGCGCAATGATCGGAACCTGCGGGCGTTCACGCGCGGCGCGAAGGCCGGTCGTGCCGGACGATGTGTAGGTGACGATGGCAGACAGGCGCAGCGTCTCGGCGATCTGGCGTGCGGCCAGCGAAATCGCGTCCGCACCGGTTGCTTCCGGCTGTGCGCGCTGCGCGTAGATGATGCTGGAATAATGCGGATCCTGTTCCACAGTATGCGCAATCGATGCCATGGTAGACACGGCTTCGACCGGGTAATCGCCCGATGCGGATTCGGCAGAGAGCATGATTGCGTCCGCGCCTTCAAACACGGCGGTCGCAACGTCGGAGACTTCGGCGCGGGTCGGAACCGGTGCGGAAATCATCGATTCCAGCATCTGCGTCGCAACGACGACCGGCTTGCCAGCACGGCGGCAGGCGCGGGTGAGCTGCTTCTGGATGCCGGGAACGGATTCCAGCGGCATTTCCACGCCAAGGTCACCACGGGCCACCATCAGCGCATCGGAAAGCTCGATGATTTCCTCGATGCGTTCCACAGCCTGCGGCTTTTCGATCTTCGACATCAGGCCGACGCGGCCACGCGCGATCTTGCGCACTTCGGCCAGATCTTCCGGGCGCTGCACGAAGGACAGGGCGACCCAATCCACTTCTTCGGTGGCCAGAACGGCGTCCAGATCGGCGCGGTCCTTATCCGTCAGAACGCCTACGCCCAGCAGCGTATCAGGCAGGCTGATGCCCTTGCGGTCGGAAATTTTGGTGCCGGAAACGACGGTCGTAACGATGCTCTTGCCATCGCATTTTTCAGCGCGCAAATGCAGCTTGCCATCGTCGATCAGCAGGCGGTCGCCCGGCTTCACGGCTTCCAGAATTTCCGGATGCGGCAGGAAAACGCGGTTCTTGTCGCCGGGGGCTTCGTTGTTGTCCAGCGTAAAGGTCTGGCCGGGCGCGAGATCAACCTTGGTGTCCGCAAACTTGCCGACGCGCAGCTTCGGGCCCTGCAGGTCGGCCAGAATGCCGATTGGCCGGCCATTGCGGCTTTCCACGGAGCGGATGCGCTGGATGAGCGTGCGCATCACGTCATGGCTGGCATGGCTCATGTTGATACGGAACAGATCGGCACCGGCGAGATGGAGCTTCTCGATCATCGCCTCTTCTGCGGAAGCGGGGCCGAGAGTTGCAAGGATTTTGACTTTGCGATTACGCTTCATCAGTTCTGACTTTCCTGTGTGCCTGGCGTGTCCGAAAGCTGGACCATCCAGCTTCCCTGTCGGCCCGTATCGTATTCCTTGAATCCCATTCTCTGGAAACTACGGGCATAGCAATCATCGACGCCGGTGATCTTGAACTCGTTTTCCGCGACGCACATGTTGACGTCGCCGGTCCAGCGACCGCCACGGGCGGCATCTTCGGCGTAGAGGTAATAATAGCGTGATTGCAGCTCACCCTCGATCAGGGTGGCGCATGTGGAGGCGGGC
This window contains:
- a CDS encoding DUF882 domain-containing protein — its product is MPYLNRNNAHSGKSARGLIKDICTKLSARAVTVACLMLAAMPVLGVSATEAAAETRSLKLYYIHTREKAVITFKRNGKYDAKGLQEMNRFLRDWRRNQPTKMDPRLFDLVWEVYRRSGATDYINVVSAFRSPETNGMLRSRTKGVAKSSQHTLGKAMDFYIPGVKLSRLREIAMQMQIGGVGFYPTSGSPFVHLDVGNVRAWPRMSRQELVRIFPNGNTIHLPADGKPLPGYDQALADYKKRVSSSSIQVASTAGSGPASSSSGGKRKTLLAALFGGGDEDEDAEGIAAPEPAGRPSAPAPVAQEPEEAPVAVASAQPLPGVSDAPLPTARPAFRGQEGSTALATALYSPGRNAAQDALQAATTPTPTSAPAEQQFADLAQVSVPVPTLLGPRNMRGDAQGSVMTASLDPENAPADALVAHVPVPANRPAVAEALLASASADVEGQDDEADNQAALSPVVVAALEQSGQKARSAITATAMPTAAAFPTAASAYAAPKQAAEPTREIASLEPRHSARNDGFGDDFDPKPVVNNGGLSAGLPAKGGRPSKKDAAVSHQAMVGGGRLTQEAISDWALSQSKGATGRSVKAPRVVNNRMLSHDMSASAATASFRPGAAAIDSSRFSTPIKMP
- the pyk gene encoding pyruvate kinase, with protein sequence MKRNRKVKILATLGPASAEEAMIEKLHLAGADLFRINMSHASHDVMRTLIQRIRSVESRNGRPIGILADLQGPKLRVGKFADTKVDLAPGQTFTLDNNEAPGDKNRVFLPHPEILEAVKPGDRLLIDDGKLHLRAEKCDGKSIVTTVVSGTKISDRKGISLPDTLLGVGVLTDKDRADLDAVLATEEVDWVALSFVQRPEDLAEVRKIARGRVGLMSKIEKPQAVERIEEIIELSDALMVARGDLGVEMPLESVPGIQKQLTRACRRAGKPVVVATQMLESMISAPVPTRAEVSDVATAVFEGADAIMLSAESASGDYPVEAVSTMASIAHTVEQDPHYSSIIYAQRAQPEATGADAISLAARQIAETLRLSAIVTYTSSGTTGLRAARERPQVPIIALSPIIQTARRLSVVWGLHCVVTGDASDLDDMVNRACRIVVGEGFGNPGDRIIISAGVPLGTPGATNMVRIAYIGSDGQSGM
- a CDS encoding DUF1036 domain-containing protein, encoding MEAVTQTFSALLEKHRRAIRFLSAAAVLSSPLFIAQPALADFRVCNSTQNLVGVAIGYRAQDGWISEGWWQVPASTCATLIEGELQSRYYYLYAEDAARGGRWTGDVNMCVAENEFKITGVDDCYARSFQRMGFKEYDTGRQGSWMVQLSDTPGTQESQN